DNA from Oncorhynchus nerka isolate Pitt River unplaced genomic scaffold, Oner_Uvic_2.0 unplaced_scaffold_945, whole genome shotgun sequence:
CGTCCTCTAGCCCGTCCTCTAGCCCGTCCTCTAGCCCGTCCTCTAGCACGTCCTCTAGCACGTCCTCTAGCACGTCCTCTAGCACGTCCTCTAGCCCGTCCTCTAGCCCGTCCTCTAGCACGTCCTCTAGCACGTCCTCTAGCCCGTCCTCTAGCACGTCCTCTAGCACGTCCTCTAGCACGTCCTCTAGCCCGTCCTCTAGCCCGTCCTCTAGCCCGTCCTCTAGCCCGTCCTCTAGCACGTCCTCTAGCCCGTCCTCTAACCCGTCCTCTAGCACGTCCTCTAGCCCTTCCTCTAGCCCGTCCTCTAGCACGTCCTCTAGCACGTCCTCTAGCACGTCCTCTAGCCCGTCCTCTAGCCCGTCCTCTAGCACGTcctctagcacgtc
Protein-coding regions in this window:
- the LOC135570677 gene encoding uncharacterized protein DDB_G0271670-like; the encoded protein is MSQSRTQKGTSSSRGRTSQFTSSSPSSSPSSSTSSSTSSSTSSSTSSSPSSSTSSSTSSSTSSNPSSSTSSSPSSSPSSSPSSSTSSSTSSSTSSSTSSSPSSSPSSSTSSSTSSSPSSSTSSSTSSSTSSSPSSSPSSSPSSSPSSSTSSSPSSNPSSSTSSSPSSSPSSSTSSSTSSSTSSSPSSSPSSSTSSSTSSIPSSSTSSSTSSSPSSSTSSSPSSSPSSSTSSSTSSSTSSSTSSIARPL